A window of Malania oleifera isolate guangnan ecotype guangnan chromosome 5, ASM2987363v1, whole genome shotgun sequence contains these coding sequences:
- the LOC131154998 gene encoding serine carboxypeptidase-like 13 isoform X1 encodes MALAPAYYAENRQGSTARACLGTLIFLLLLMFSTFACIAVSQTVVETLPGFPGTLPFKLETGYIGVGDADEVQLFYYFIESERNPVTDPLLLWISSGPGCSGLAALAFEIGPLTFDVGAFNGSIPTLGQNPHSWTKVASIIFIDQPCGAGFSYATTSDAYNTSDTRSAAKVYSFLRKWFTFHPQFLFNPLYIGGDSYSGMTLPVIVQTILNGIEDDLYPMMDLQGYLLGNPATDYFVDGNSRIPYAHRVNLLSDEQHLGAELYCHGDYLNVDANNTLCLTVLQSIKECLQLLNYGQILEPLCGFLSPKIKQTEWDPRAQEEDDINFILSLPKLPELRCRSFGYALAYKWANNKSVQDALNVRPGTVANWTMCPKRFDSYTKDVNSTIAYHKNFTETGLRALIYSGDQDLIVPYMGTMEWINALGLSIFDQWRPWFFEGQVAGYTQKYMNDHFSLTYATVKGAGHTAPEYKPEESLALVDRVVRPVGGT; translated from the exons ATGGCTCTAGCACCCGCTTATTATGCGGAGAACCGGCAGGGCAGCACCGCTAGGGCGTGTCTGGGGACCCTGATTTTTCTTCTCCTCCTCATGTTCAGTACTTTTGCCTGCATTGCTGTTTCGCAAACGGTCGTGGAGACGCTGCCTGGCTTTCCCGGGACGCTCCCGTTTAAGCTTGAAACTGG GTATATTGGAGTGGGAGATGCAGATGAGGTGCAACTATTTTACTATTTCATAGAGTCAGAGAGGAACCCAGTTACAGACCCTCTTCTGCTGTGGATCTCCAGCGGCCCTGGCTGCTCTGGTTTGGCTGCTCTGGCATTTGAAATTG GTCCTTTAACTTTTGATGTTGGAGCCTTCAATGGAAGCATTCCAACACTTGGGCAGAATCCACATTCATGGACCAAG GTTGCTAGCATAATATTTATAGATCAGCCTTGTGGAGCTGGATTCTCATATGCAACTACTTCAGACGCTTACAACACCTCAGACACACGATCAGCTGCAAAGGTCTATAGTTTTCTGAGAAAG TGGTTCACGTTTCATCCACAATTTCTCTTCAATCCACTGTACATTGGTGGAGATTCATATTCTGGAATGACCCTTCCAGTAATCGTTCAAACAATCCTAAATG GTATTGAAGATGATCTTTACCCAATGATGGATCTTCAA GGGTACCTGCTTGGGAATCCAGCAACAGATTATTTCGTTGATGGAAATTCAAGGATCCCATATGCTCACCGAGTTAACCTTTTATCAGATGAGCAGCACTTG GGAGCTGAGTTATATTGCCATGGAGATTATTTGAACGTAGACGCAAATAATACACTATGTCTAACTGTTCTTCAGAGTATCAAAGAG TGCCTCCAATTACTAAACTATGGCCAGATTTTGGAACCTTTGTGTGGCTTTTTATCCCCAAAAATAAAACAGACAGAGTGGGATCCCAGAGCACAAGAGGAAGATGATATAAATTTCATCCTTTCCCTTCCTAAACTTCCCGAATTGCGGTGTCGg AGTTTTGGCTATGCACTTGCCTACAAGTGGGCAAACAACAAGAGTGTTCAAGATGCTCTCAATGTTCGACCG GGAACAGTTGCAAATTGGACTATGTGTCCCAAACGTTTTGATTCTTACACAAAAGATGTCAACAGCACAATCGCCTATCATAAAAATTTCACAGAAACAGGCCTTCGAGCTCTGATATACAG CGGTGATCAAGACCTTATTGTTCCATATATGGGAACTATGGAATGGATAAATGCTCTTGGATTGTCTATTTTCGATCAGTGGCGACCATGGTTTTTTGAGGGGCAGGTTGCAGG ATACACACAGAAGTATATGAACGATCACTTCAGTCTAACATATGCAACTGTAAAG GGAGCCGGACACACAGCTCCAGAGTACAAGCCCGAGGAATCTCTTGCCCTGGTTGATAG
- the LOC131154998 gene encoding serine carboxypeptidase-like 18 isoform X3: MALAPAYYAENRQGSTARACLGTLIFLLLLMFSTFACIAVSQTVVETLPGFPGTLPFKLETGYIGVGDADEVQLFYYFIESERNPVTDPLLLWISSGPGCSGLAALAFEIGPLTFDVGAFNGSIPTLGQNPHSWTKVASIIFIDQPCGAGFSYATTSDAYNTSDTRSAAKVYSFLRKWFTFHPQFLFNPLYIGGDSYSGMTLPVIVQTILNGIEDDLYPMMDLQGYLLGNPATDYFVDGNSRIPYAHRVNLLSDEQHLGAELYCHGDYLNVDANNTLCLTVLQSIKECLQLLNYGQILEPLCGFLSPKIKQTEWDPRAQEEDDINFILSLPKLPELRCRSFGYALAYKWANNKSVQDALNVRPGTVANWTMCPKRFDSYTKDVNSTIAYHKNFTETGLRALIYSIIVTKQSKCLVKLPPEANITRSDISGSGP, encoded by the exons ATGGCTCTAGCACCCGCTTATTATGCGGAGAACCGGCAGGGCAGCACCGCTAGGGCGTGTCTGGGGACCCTGATTTTTCTTCTCCTCCTCATGTTCAGTACTTTTGCCTGCATTGCTGTTTCGCAAACGGTCGTGGAGACGCTGCCTGGCTTTCCCGGGACGCTCCCGTTTAAGCTTGAAACTGG GTATATTGGAGTGGGAGATGCAGATGAGGTGCAACTATTTTACTATTTCATAGAGTCAGAGAGGAACCCAGTTACAGACCCTCTTCTGCTGTGGATCTCCAGCGGCCCTGGCTGCTCTGGTTTGGCTGCTCTGGCATTTGAAATTG GTCCTTTAACTTTTGATGTTGGAGCCTTCAATGGAAGCATTCCAACACTTGGGCAGAATCCACATTCATGGACCAAG GTTGCTAGCATAATATTTATAGATCAGCCTTGTGGAGCTGGATTCTCATATGCAACTACTTCAGACGCTTACAACACCTCAGACACACGATCAGCTGCAAAGGTCTATAGTTTTCTGAGAAAG TGGTTCACGTTTCATCCACAATTTCTCTTCAATCCACTGTACATTGGTGGAGATTCATATTCTGGAATGACCCTTCCAGTAATCGTTCAAACAATCCTAAATG GTATTGAAGATGATCTTTACCCAATGATGGATCTTCAA GGGTACCTGCTTGGGAATCCAGCAACAGATTATTTCGTTGATGGAAATTCAAGGATCCCATATGCTCACCGAGTTAACCTTTTATCAGATGAGCAGCACTTG GGAGCTGAGTTATATTGCCATGGAGATTATTTGAACGTAGACGCAAATAATACACTATGTCTAACTGTTCTTCAGAGTATCAAAGAG TGCCTCCAATTACTAAACTATGGCCAGATTTTGGAACCTTTGTGTGGCTTTTTATCCCCAAAAATAAAACAGACAGAGTGGGATCCCAGAGCACAAGAGGAAGATGATATAAATTTCATCCTTTCCCTTCCTAAACTTCCCGAATTGCGGTGTCGg AGTTTTGGCTATGCACTTGCCTACAAGTGGGCAAACAACAAGAGTGTTCAAGATGCTCTCAATGTTCGACCG GGAACAGTTGCAAATTGGACTATGTGTCCCAAACGTTTTGATTCTTACACAAAAGATGTCAACAGCACAATCGCCTATCATAAAAATTTCACAGAAACAGGCCTTCGAGCTCTGATATACAG CATAATCGTCACAAAACAGTCAAAATGTCTCGTCAAACTACCTCCTGAGGCTAATATAACAAGAAGTGACATCTCGGGCTCTGGGCCATGA
- the LOC131154998 gene encoding serine carboxypeptidase-like 13 isoform X2 — translation MALAPAYYAENRQGSTARACLGTLIFLLLLMFSTFACIAVSQTVVETLPGFPGTLPFKLETGYIGVGDADEVQLFYYFIESERNPVTDPLLLWISSGPGCSGLAALAFEIGPLTFDVGAFNGSIPTLGQNPHSWTKVASIIFIDQPCGAGFSYATTSDAYNTSDTRSAAKVYSFLRKWFTFHPQFLFNPLYIGGDSYSGMTLPVIVQTILNGIEDDLYPMMDLQGYLLGNPATDYFVDGNSRIPYAHRVNLLSDEQHLGAELYCHGDYLNVDANNTLCLTVLQSIKECLQLLNYGQILEPLCGFLSPKIKQTEWDPRAQEEDDINFILSLPKLPELRCRSFGYALAYKWANNKSVQDALNVRPGTVANWTMCPKRFDSYTKDVNSTIAYHKNFTETGLRALIYSGDQDLIVPYMGTMEWINALGLSIFDQWRPWFFEGQVAGYTQKYMNDHFSLTYATVKGAGHTAPEYKPEESLALVDRFFARYPI, via the exons ATGGCTCTAGCACCCGCTTATTATGCGGAGAACCGGCAGGGCAGCACCGCTAGGGCGTGTCTGGGGACCCTGATTTTTCTTCTCCTCCTCATGTTCAGTACTTTTGCCTGCATTGCTGTTTCGCAAACGGTCGTGGAGACGCTGCCTGGCTTTCCCGGGACGCTCCCGTTTAAGCTTGAAACTGG GTATATTGGAGTGGGAGATGCAGATGAGGTGCAACTATTTTACTATTTCATAGAGTCAGAGAGGAACCCAGTTACAGACCCTCTTCTGCTGTGGATCTCCAGCGGCCCTGGCTGCTCTGGTTTGGCTGCTCTGGCATTTGAAATTG GTCCTTTAACTTTTGATGTTGGAGCCTTCAATGGAAGCATTCCAACACTTGGGCAGAATCCACATTCATGGACCAAG GTTGCTAGCATAATATTTATAGATCAGCCTTGTGGAGCTGGATTCTCATATGCAACTACTTCAGACGCTTACAACACCTCAGACACACGATCAGCTGCAAAGGTCTATAGTTTTCTGAGAAAG TGGTTCACGTTTCATCCACAATTTCTCTTCAATCCACTGTACATTGGTGGAGATTCATATTCTGGAATGACCCTTCCAGTAATCGTTCAAACAATCCTAAATG GTATTGAAGATGATCTTTACCCAATGATGGATCTTCAA GGGTACCTGCTTGGGAATCCAGCAACAGATTATTTCGTTGATGGAAATTCAAGGATCCCATATGCTCACCGAGTTAACCTTTTATCAGATGAGCAGCACTTG GGAGCTGAGTTATATTGCCATGGAGATTATTTGAACGTAGACGCAAATAATACACTATGTCTAACTGTTCTTCAGAGTATCAAAGAG TGCCTCCAATTACTAAACTATGGCCAGATTTTGGAACCTTTGTGTGGCTTTTTATCCCCAAAAATAAAACAGACAGAGTGGGATCCCAGAGCACAAGAGGAAGATGATATAAATTTCATCCTTTCCCTTCCTAAACTTCCCGAATTGCGGTGTCGg AGTTTTGGCTATGCACTTGCCTACAAGTGGGCAAACAACAAGAGTGTTCAAGATGCTCTCAATGTTCGACCG GGAACAGTTGCAAATTGGACTATGTGTCCCAAACGTTTTGATTCTTACACAAAAGATGTCAACAGCACAATCGCCTATCATAAAAATTTCACAGAAACAGGCCTTCGAGCTCTGATATACAG CGGTGATCAAGACCTTATTGTTCCATATATGGGAACTATGGAATGGATAAATGCTCTTGGATTGTCTATTTTCGATCAGTGGCGACCATGGTTTTTTGAGGGGCAGGTTGCAGG ATACACACAGAAGTATATGAACGATCACTTCAGTCTAACATATGCAACTGTAAAG GGAGCCGGACACACAGCTCCAGAGTACAAGCCCGAGGAATCTCTTGCCCTGGTTGATAGGTTTTTTGCCCGTTATCCTATCTGA